The Eriocheir sinensis breed Jianghai 21 chromosome 33, ASM2467909v1, whole genome shotgun sequence DNA window AGGGGAAAGATTCTTTGGTGCCCAAGGTGGTGTTTCGTCAGTCAAGGGGAAAGATTCTATGGTGCCCAAGGTAGTGTTTCGTCAGTCAAGGGGAAAGATTCTATGGTGCCCAAGGTGGTGTTTCGTCAGTCAAGGGGAAAGATTCTTTGGTGCCCAAGGTGGTGTTTCGTCAGTCAAGGGGAAAGATTCTATGGTGCCCAAGGTAGTGTTTCGTCAGTCAAGGGGAAAGATTCTTTGGTGCCCAATGTGGTGTTTCGTCAGTCAAGGGGAAAGATTCTATGGTGCCCAAGGTAGTGTTTTGTCAGTCAAGGGGAAAGATTATTTGGTGCCCAAGGTGGTGTTTCGTCAGTCAAGGGGAAAGATTCTATGGTGCTCAAGGTGGTGTTTCGTCAGTCAAGGGGAAAGATTCTTTGGTGCCCAGGGTAGTGTTTCGTCAGTCAAGGGGAAAGATTCTTTGGTGCCCAAGGTGGTGTTTCGTCAGTCAAGGGGAAAGATTCTTTGGTGCCCAGGGTAGTGTTTCGTCAGTCAAGGGGAAAGATTCTTTGGTGCCCAAGGTGGTGTTTCGTCAGTCAAGGGGAAAGATT harbors:
- the LOC127006546 gene encoding uncharacterized protein LOC127006546 isoform X1, translated to MVPKVVFRQSGGKILWCPRWCFVSQGERFYGAQGGVSSVRGKDSMVPKVVFRQSGGKILWCPRWCFVSQGERFYGAQGGVSSVTGKDSLVPKVVFRQSRGKILWCPRWCFVSQGERFYGAQGGVSSVKGKDSMVPKVVFRQSRGKILWCPRWCFVSQGERFFGAQGGVSSVKGKDSMVPKVVFRQSRGKILWCPRWCFVSQGERFFGAQGGVSSVKGKDSMVPKVVFRQSRGKILWCPMWCFVSQGERFYGAQGSVLSVKGKDYLVPKVVFRQSRGKILWCSRWCFVSQGERFFGAQGSVSSVKGKDSLVPKVVFRQSRGKILWCPG
- the LOC127006546 gene encoding uncharacterized protein LOC127006546 isoform X3; amino-acid sequence: MVPKVVFRQSGGKILWSPRWCFVSQGERFYGAQGGVSSVRGKDSMVPKVVFRQSGGKILWCPRWCFVSQGERFYGAQGGVSSVTGKDSLVPKVVFRQSRGKILWCPRWCFVSQGERFYGAQGGVSSVKGKDSMVPKVVFRQSRGKILWCPRWCFVSQGERFFGAQGGVSSVKGKDSMVPKVVFRQSRGKILWCPRWCFVSQGERFFGAQGGVSSVKGKDSMVPKVVFRQSRGKILWCPMWCFVSQGERFYGAQGSVLSVKGKDYLVPKVVFRQSRGKILWCSRWCFVSQGERFFGAQGSVSSVKGKDSLVPKVVFRQSRGKILWCPG